The genomic interval AGCAACAAGATAggaatataaaaaaagaattataagcTAACTGATGTTTCTATGCACACTATAGGCCTCTGATCAGCACTTCATCATAGAGTATATGAATGATGCATGGGATATGACATAGGACCCAAATTCATTAGTGCCTCTGGAATAACAGTCTCAGGAACAGACCCAAAACCATAATCCATGTGTCCAGGGGTTGGATTGCTTGTTTGGCCAATAACTGGTCGTTGGTGTGCTGAAGTATTTCTATTTTCCAGATGAGTGACATCGTGTATGCTCGGTCGCCGCCTTCTTTTCTTATTCTCATTGATTGACTTCCAATGATTGAAGTATTTCTGAGCATGACTTGCTACTTGTGTAGGTGTTCTTGTTCTCATGTGCATTGATATACTTTTCCAGTCACCCTTTCCATGCTTGTCCAATCCCTCAATAAATAACCTATTCAaccaatttataattaagtaaaacAAAGCATAGCATATCCATTATATGAACTTCAGCAACCATAAAGATGTAAAATCCACAAACTGATATAACCAGTAATCCTAAGTACATACATAACTTCCAGCACAAGATAGATAGATACCATAATTTCCTTTATGACAGGTAGTGGTACCAACTCTTCATCTTCAGTATCTTATGATTAATGTTATTGACAGTCATATAAAAAGTTGGAAATTGGAATCTCTTGATTCAAAATACTCACTCTCCATCTATTTGATCATACTCATGCTAGTTATGGCCTTTAATTCAGAATAGGACTTAcagaaaacatatatatactaATTCAGTTCTAACAAATGCATTGGACCATATATTATAGACTACAAcatgagaaaaaataaattagtacaGTATAACATGGTGGTCAATAATAATCACATTAATATGAAagcaaagataaaaataaaaaaaaaaataaaagaaataaaaactaaCTTGTGCTCATCCTCTGTCCAACGATGACCCCTAGTTTCATGATAAGATTGGTTGCTTGATTCACTAGCATGGTGTGTTGCTGTTTTCTTTAGAGAAGGTGTCTGAGATATCGCAGGCaccaaatcaaaatcaatcttTTTGACATCAACAACATAGTGACTTTGAATCTCTTGTAAAGTTTTATGTATATCAGCAACCATTTTCTTCAATCGATCCACAACATCCTTAGGATAAATTGACAATGCATATTCATCCTCTCTGCTCAAATAATTACCCACTTCATCCATAGCCTTTGTTTTAATCTGTTGAACTTGTGAcaaaaatattactattaaaGTCAAATATGCGTATTCTTGCGATAcattaatctctatttatagaagaGACTCTATCTTTTTTACTCAATCCTAATCCTAAATATATAAGAAAtcatagtaataataaaatatatcttttttattaataagttttttttttatgaaatataatatcACACTTTTAAGATTATATAAACAGATTTtaggaaataatttattttttaatagaatcttttttattttatttttgacagaatcttattaaataacttaaatacttttgatataaaaatttattagtaCTGCTGACTCAACATACGGTAGATTAAGCAAAGATCATGGGTGTACGCGGGTTGGGTTTGGTTAATTTTTACGAAATTCGATACTAGActaatcattatttttatttgtttcatttaaCTCGAACTAACCATAGTaatagtgatattttttttattaataataagatactttttttttatgaaatataatatcACCTTTTTAAGATTATACAAACAGATtctagaaaataatttattttttagcaaaatcttttttgttttatttttgacagaatcttataaaataacttaaatattttttatataaaagataCTAGTATATACATGGTGACTCAGCATACGGTAGATTAAGCAAGGACTAAGGGTGTACGGGGGACGAGTTTGATcgattttgacaaaatttaatTCTCAAATTGATCGATTATCTTTGGGTCATATTGGATTttaaatccgtatttttttcatttaactcGAACCAACCGATCCGAGCAAGAACGAATTGGGTTGAGTTGACGATTATAactctgttttttattttactaaatataaataacaacaataacaatttaattggatgaaaatatatttaatatttgaatgtctcaaaacttataaaattttaatcacattatTCAATTCTTTACATAAAAACCCAACAACCTctcacacacaaaaataaatccaacaatcttcaaataataaataaattcaaaaacttCAAGTACATAAGTAAAACAAACACTAAATTTCAAGGATCTTCAAATACatacactaaaaaaaaaagtggcgTAACTTCAAAATTCTCGGTGCTTTACCTAAAGCCAATTATGTCTCAAAAATACTTTTAacaattgatttgtttattatttcattatgtGGTTGTTAAAAtcatgatttaataattaactatatatctcaaattttatattataaacttaaaattacaataatttaaataaaagagttCTTTATGATTTGAAAAATATCTCTTTTTACTATATACTTCATCTagtatctatatttttttatacaatcaaTGTGGTGTTAAATATGACAAACAGATTTAATAGAATctaaataagatttttttataaatcctaaatatataagaaaatctATGACAAATCATAGTAATAATGacatatatcttttttattaataagattttttttatgaaatataatatcACACTTTTAAGATTATACAAACATATTTtaggaaataatttattttttaatagaatctttttttattttattttttacataatcttattaaataaataaaatacttttgatataaaaatttattagtaCTGCTGACTCAACATACGGTAGATTAAGCAAGGATCATGGGTGTACGCGGGTTGGGTTTggttaatttttatgaaattcGA from Cicer arietinum cultivar CDC Frontier isolate Library 1 chromosome 5, Cicar.CDCFrontier_v2.0, whole genome shotgun sequence carries:
- the LOC113786526 gene encoding transcription factor SRM1-like, producing the protein MDEVGNYLSREDEYALSIYPKDVVDRLKKMVADIHKTLQEIQSHYVVDVKKIDFDLVPAISQTPSLKKTATHHASESSNQSYHETRGHRWTEDEHKLFIEGLDKHGKGDWKSISMHMRTRTPTQVASHAQKYFNHWKSINENKKRRRRPSIHDVTHLENRNTSAHQRPVIGQTSNPTPGHMDYGFGSVPETVIPEALMNLGPMSYPMHHSYTL